A region of Gracilinanus agilis isolate LMUSP501 chromosome 3, AgileGrace, whole genome shotgun sequence DNA encodes the following proteins:
- the LOC123238642 gene encoding olfactory receptor 56A4-like gives MALISNSSSPLPSEFLLICFPGYQSWQHWLSLPLSLLFLLAMGANATLLLTIRLEASLHEPMYYLLSILSLLDIVLCVTVIPKVLAIFWFDLRPISFPACFLQMYIMNSFLTMESCTFTIMAYDRYVAICKPLRYPTIITNQFVLKATVFIVARNALLTAPVPILSAQLHYCGDNIIKNCICTNLSASILSCDDITLNQVYQFVIGWTLLGSDLILIILSYSFILRAVLRIKAEGAAAKALSTCGSHFILILFFSTILLVLVITNVARKKIPHDVPILLNILHHLIPPAMNPIVYGVRTKEIKQGIQKLLRRL, from the coding sequence ATGGCACTCATCAGCAATAGctcctctcctctgccttctgaGTTCCTCCTCATCTGCTTCCCTGGCTACCAGAGCTGGCAGCACTGGCTCTCTCTACCTCTGAGCCTCCTGTTCCTCTTGGCCATGGGGGCCAATGCCACCCTCCTCCTCACCATAAGGCTAGAAGCTTCTTTACATGAACCCATGTACTATCTGCTTAGCATACTATCTCTGCTGGATATTGTTCTCTGTGTCACTGTCATCCCCAAGGTCCTTGCCATCTTCTGGTTTGATCTCAGACCTATCAGCTTCCCTGCTTGCTTCCTCCAAATGTACATAATGAACAGCTTTCTGACCATGGAGTCCTGCACCTTCACCATCATGGCCTATGATCGCTATGTGGCCATCTGTAAACCACTGCGTTATCCAACTATCATCACTAATCAATTCGTGCTCAAGGCTACCGTGTTCATTGTGGCTAGAAATGCTCTCCTTACTGCCCCTGTTCCAATCCTTTCTGCCCAGCTCCATTACTGTGGAGACAACATAATCAAGAATTGCATCTGCACTAACTTGTCTGCCTCTATACTTTCCTGTGATGACATCACTTTAAACCAAGTCTACCAGTTTGTGATTGGCTGGACTTTATTGGGCTCTGACCTCATTCTCATCatcctttcttattcctttattcTTCGGGCTGTTCTGCGGATTAAGGCAGAGGGGGCTGCAGCCAAAGCTCTGAGCACATGTGGCTCCCACTTCATCCTCATCCTCTTCTTCAGCACCATCCTGCTGGTACTAGTCATCACCAATGTAGCCAGGAAAAAAATCCCTCATGATGTCCCCATCCTGCTCAATATACTGCATCACCTCATTCCCCCAGCCATGAATCCTATTGTCTATGGAGTCCGGACAAAGGAGATTAAGCAGGGGATCCAGAAGCTGTTGAGAAGGTTGTGA
- the LOC123238643 gene encoding olfactory receptor 56A1-like — MALLFNSSSSQVTEFLMICFPGMQDTQHWLSVPLTPLFVLALGANVVLLLAIQREASLHEPMYYLLAMLSLLDVLLCLTVIPKVLLIFWFNIKTISFTGCFLQMFVMNTFLPLESSTFLIMAYDRYVAICHPLHYPSIITEQFVVKAAIFIIFRDLLATLPTPVLAARLNYCAENVIENCICANISVARLSCGDIRLNKLYQFVSVWCIMGSDLVLILLSYCFILRAVLRLQSGGAATKALSTCGSHLILILFFYTILLVFIFTNKAGKKVPADVPILLNVLHHLIPPALNPIVYGVRTQEIKHGILKLLKYQK, encoded by the exons ATGGCCTTGCTATTCAACAGCTCTTCATCCCAGGTGACTGAATTTCTGATGATCTGCTTCCCAGGCATGCAGGACACACAACACTGGCTGTCAGTGCCTCTCACCCCTCTATTCGTGCTGGCTCTGGGGGCCAATGTGGTGCTATTGCTGGCTATCCAGCGGGAGGCTTCTCTGCATGAACCTATGTATTATCTGTTGGCCATGCTCTCCCTCTTGGATGTTCTACTCTGCCTAACTGTTATCCCTAAG GTCCTGCTCATCTTCTGGTTCAACATAAAGACTATTAGTTTTACTGGCTGCTTCCTGCAGATGTTTGTCATGAATACTTTCTTGCCCTTGGAGTCATCCACCTTTCTGATTATGGCTTATGATCGCTACGTTGCTATCTGTCATCCCCTGCACTACCCATCCATCATCACCGAGCAGTTTGTAGTCAAGGCTGCCATATTCATTATCTTCCGTGACTTACTGGCCACACTGCCTACTCCAGTCTTGGCAGCTCGGCTGAACTATTGTGCAGAGAATGTAATAGAAAACTGCATCTGTGCCAACATCTCTGTGGCTCGACTCTCCTGTGGGGATATCCGTCTCAACAAACTCTACCAGTTTGTGAGCGTCTGGTGCATAATGGGCTCTGACTTGGTGCTCATTTTGCTTTCTTACTGCTTCATCTTGAGGGCTGTGCTGAGGCTACAGTCTGGAGGGGCAGCCACAAAGGCTCTGAGCACCTGTGGTTCCCACCTGATCCTCATCCTTTTCTTCTATACAATTTTACTGGTCTTCATCTTTACCAATAAGGCTGGCAAAAAGGTGCCTGCTGATGTGCCCATCCTTCTCAATGTCCTGCACCACCTCATCCCACCAGCCCTCAACCCTATTGTCTATGGAGTTCGCACTCAGGAGATCAAGCATGGCATCTTGAAATTGCTGAAGTACCAAAAGTGA